CGCCCACAAAGAGGCTGGGCGTCTTCTCCCACGGCATCTGCTGGAACATGAGGGCGCGCACCGGCGTGtcggagcgggcggcgcgggccagcGCGGGGCTCCGCAGGGCACGGCCGGAGCGCAGCGAAAAGAGCCTCACGGTGCCGTcgtcctgcgccgcggccgccacgccgagTTGCGGGCTCACGTCCCACCCCGTGTGGAAGTGCGCGGCGTTGCGGTACGCGGGGAATTCAAGCAGCGGGCTCGTGCCgttgggccggcggcagccgaGGAACCGCATGTCGTAGAGGGCCATGGAGTtctgcaggccggcgacgaggatctGGTGCTCGTTGACGCTGCGCAGGTGGGCGATGGAGCTGGCGTGCCGGGTCCACGACCACTCCGACTCGGGAGTGCGCAGGTCCGTCATCCAGAGacgcggctggcggccgccggcgaggaggatgttgTGGTTGCCGTGCTGGAAATCCTGGTCGAAGATCTCCTGCGGCAGGTGCAGGCCCTTGGGCGGGCTCTGCGGCGAGATCCACGCCATAGTCTCGTTGGAGCGGACGCGCAGGATACCAGCGTTGGTGCCGATGACGCAGAGGAGGTCCGACGCGGCCGGGGCAGGCGTGCTCTGATGCACGAGCCACTCATCGCGAAGTCGATGGCGGATGGACAGGCGTTGGTAATGATTAGCTGTGGTCCAGGTCAGCCTGGCCGTCTCGACCCTGTGCTTCAACTACGCAGCCTTCTGTTTAAACATACTCTCGCCTAGCAGCCAGTGCGGCCGGGGGTCATCCGGGGAAGACAGGGGTGGGGAGAAGAAGTAGAGCCCGCAGCTGTGGTCCGGCTCCCGGGACGTGAGGAGCATCTTGTGCGAGGGCTTGTGGTACTTGATCGACGACATCTGCGGGCACCGAATCATTTCCGTGCGGAAGGACGGCCCGCGTTCCAGCGTACCAGGGCAGTCTCGGTCAAATGTAATGCTGGAGGGGGGGTGTTCATGGTCAGGGTCTCACCGAACTCCCGGGCAACATGTCTCACATACCAGTCGTTGTCATCTGTGGATATGTAGCTCCCAACgagcgtctcctcgtccagggCTTCAGCTCAAGTCAGCATCGAAATGGACAAGACGGTGACACAACCGCCAGCCGGAGAAGGGACAGGGGACTCACTCGCGTAAGCCACACCAAGGCCAGTCTTGGTGTCCTCCCCGCCCACGTAGAAGCAGGGCATGTTGGCGAAGCGAGGCCGCGCAAAGCTGGGCACAAACGGCACGTGGCCCTTGTAGACCACGCCGCCCGaccacgccgcggcgcccaagtccccgtcgtcggcgcgcgcaccgtagcccgccaccccgccggcagcggtcCTCGTGATCTCAgtctcgcgggcgagcagtCCCGAGGGCAGTATGTTGCGCCGCAAGACGCTGCGCCTTATGTGGTTGCGCAATAGGTGCGCCTTGCGACGCGCCTCCCGCCGCGTAGTGTCCTCGACGCGGCGTTTCTTCACCGAGTCGGCCGACCATGATGCCGATGGAGGCGCCGTGTGAGACTTTTCAATCTTGAAGTacttcttcttttcctcaTCTGCGGGCAAGATGAAGTTAGAAACATGGTCATCCGGAACGTGCGGTCCAAGAGCGCCCCGGGGTTGTATGCCATCTCACCGTAGTAATAGCCCGGTATCTCTACCGGTGGCATCTTTGTCGgctcgacgcccagcccggATTGTTGACAGGTTATGAATGAAAGCCAAATCCCTAGCAAGTCAAGATGGAAAACAAGTCCCTTGGGCGGGAAAACCACGGACTCTCAAAAATCGAAACGAGACCAGGGTGCTTGTGGCCATGCTCAATATCACGGGCTCATGTCAAGCAAAGAGTGTGTGAGTGGCGGCACTTTGGCCTTGGAAGCAGCCGGCAGTGGTCAGTGGTCACAAGCagcgctgtcgccgcccaagccaAACAGTCACGTGACTTTACCCCATGGCCGTCTGCTACACGCTTCGTGCACCAACGAAACAGAAACAGCCTTCGGTGACCAGGGAGGGCATGACCacgacggccggccgacgtCTTCAGCCCTACAGCACTGCCTCTTCAAGGGCTCCCTGCTTCCCGCTCGACGGCTGACACGCATCGTTGCCAAGACTGCAGCTTGCAGTTCCCCAGCTTGCAGTTCCCCAGCATGCAGGGCCCACGCCGGTGCCGCAAACCGCGATATCGTACATACGAagcgccccctccccatgCACTTCCCCATTCGCTAGGTGCGAGCGGATAATCCTATAGACGGCGTATGCCATTGCTGGAAGCGCAGCCGTATCTCACACATTTCACGGGCACCCGGCACGAGAACAAGTATTTTTTACTTCTTTATTAGTTTGTCTATGAAAGACAGGTCTCTAGTTGGTATATGAAAAGTTGCCCCTTCACCCACACCAGGAACGCGACGATGCTCAGCTAAGACTCATACAATGCAATTTAAACATAGAGAAAGCGAAAGGAGCAGGCGTTCAGCCGTGCGGGTATGTAGTATGGAGTCTTATTTACTGCGACTTCTCGTGCTGGGTGGACACACGCTGGAGGGAGACAACTGCGCAGCTGTTAGTCAAAATGTTCCGCAGAGACGCAGGGCACGGGTTAATCGTCAACTTACCAAAGTCTTCCAGCGAGCGCTGCTTCTGGTTGCGCTTAGGCGACTTGCCGTGCATGAGGTTGTCAAACCCGGCAGAGCCCTGCATGAAGTAGTAGAGACCACCCATGACAGAGAAGATACCGAACGAGAAGATCCAGATACggacaacggcgacgatgctggtCTGGCCGTGGTCGAACCAGCCGAAGATGCAGAACAGCGTGGCGATGATGTCCACAACCAAAATGGCACCGCTGAGCTGCCACGAGGGAATCGAGGACCAGAAAGGACCGTTGGCGCGGGTGATGAAGATCAGCCAGTTCTCAGTGAGCGAGATCTCAAGGAAGAGAACCTCATCGATGTTACCGAAGTTCTGGACGATACCGCCATCCTTGCCACCAGCGTACATGGTGGTGAGGGCAATCCAGGTAccaacggcaaggacgacaCCAAGAAGGACAGACATTCCCCAGAGCTTGGGCAGGTTCCACTTGACAGGAGTCTGCGAGAAGGGAGCGTTGTCGTAGGCAATGGCCAGGGTGGCGATATCGGCGAAAATGGCAATGAAGACGACAAGCTCAATGTTCAAGCTGCGGTTCAGGATGGCGATCCAAAGGCCAAGGAAGATCTCCATGTGCAGGGACAGGGCGATACGGTAGACGACGTAGGCGTACATGCGGTGGAAAATCTGGCGGGACGTCTTGAgggcgtcgatgatggcacCCAGACCAGGAGCAAGGAAGAcaatgtcggcggcggagcgagCGGCGTCAGAGgcaccctcgacggcgatACCGGTATCGGCCTTCTTCAGGGAGGGAGCATCGTTGACACCGTCACCAGTCATGGCAACGAGGTAGCCACGCTGCTGGAGAATCTCGACGACCGAGTACTTGTGCTGGGGGAAGACCTCGGCGAAACCatcggcagcctcgacgaaATCGTAGACCTCAGAGCCGGGCAtgtcaccgccaccgccgagacCGAGACGCTCAGC
The genomic region above belongs to Purpureocillium takamizusanense chromosome 5, complete sequence and contains:
- a CDS encoding uncharacterized protein (COG:S~EggNog:ENOG503P4RA), with product MPPVEIPGYYYDEEKKKYFKIEKSHTAPPSASWSADSVKKRRVEDTTRREARRKAHLLRNHIRRSVLRRNILPSGLLARETEITRTAAGGVAGYGARADDGDLGAAAWSGGVVYKGHVPFVPSFARPRFANMPCFYVGGEDTKTGLGVAYATLDEETLVGSYISTDDNDCITFDRDCPGTLERGPSFRTEMIRCPQMSSIKYHKPSHKMLLTSREPDHSCGLYFFSPPLSSPDDPRPHWLLGETNHYQRLSIRHRLRDEWLVHQSTPAPAASDLLCVIGTNAGILRVRSNETMAWISPQSPPKGLHLPQEIFDQDFQHGNHNILLAGGRQPRLWMTDLRTPESEWSWTRHASSIAHLRSVNEHQILVAGLQNSMALYDMRFLGCRRPNGTSPLLEFPAYRNAAHFHTGWDVSPQLGVAAAAQDDGTVRLFSLRSGRALRSPALARAARSDTPVRALMFQQMPWEKTPSLFVGEGPSLRKYSFGTVHFDDEA